Proteins encoded together in one Shewanella oneidensis MR-1 window:
- a CDS encoding sensor histidine kinase translates to MGVISYFGFRALTQESTLNEYQTQQLAKSHVAQTQSFILQQLNQKQVRLDAMLAYLSLDKNALHTLISQDSDIENIFVLQKNKLAFPDISQPLSLKDQTLAELIMPISHDPTLLMAKQPTSEDKSPNSGWLVLQDNNYPALIYWRKTDEDTVGIKLSYVKFLADVISALDTNFTPDGIKISDNGQVLYQLSPEPIGNNQTPSYSQNLPFPLHGWQIDYYTAPVKGQSLYYLGTILIVTIILAVGFMAFMLYREFNRATRLASQQVSFVGQVSHELKTPLTNITLYAEMLNEMEAEENDQRAHYLGVIISESQRLSRLIQNVLTFTKLPQICIRQVDINQLMNQIYTAFKPVFEAKEIHLNLNINGQLSTKTDVDLVTQIISNLLSNAEKYAATGKQVDLNVEQDNDNIFIHIRDYGNGITAKELKQIFQPFYRVRSSITEGVSGTGIGLTIARQLAETLSGEINAINNEPGMTFTLRLPKR, encoded by the coding sequence ATGGGAGTTATTAGTTATTTTGGCTTTCGAGCGCTGACACAAGAAAGCACCCTGAATGAATACCAAACTCAACAATTGGCTAAAAGCCACGTAGCTCAAACTCAATCATTTATTCTGCAACAGCTGAATCAAAAACAGGTTAGATTAGATGCCATGCTAGCCTATCTGTCTCTAGATAAAAATGCGCTACATACCTTGATATCCCAAGACAGCGATATCGAGAACATCTTTGTTCTGCAAAAAAATAAGCTCGCTTTTCCTGATATATCTCAACCTTTAAGTTTGAAAGATCAAACGCTGGCTGAACTGATTATGCCAATAAGCCATGACCCTACATTGTTAATGGCTAAACAACCCACATCTGAAGATAAAAGCCCTAACTCTGGCTGGTTAGTCTTACAAGACAATAACTATCCAGCACTTATTTACTGGCGTAAAACCGATGAAGATACGGTAGGTATAAAACTCTCTTACGTTAAATTTTTAGCTGATGTTATCTCTGCTCTCGATACAAATTTTACACCTGATGGTATAAAAATTTCCGATAACGGCCAGGTACTTTACCAACTGTCCCCAGAGCCTATCGGTAATAATCAAACGCCTTCTTATAGCCAGAATTTACCTTTTCCGCTACACGGTTGGCAGATTGACTATTATACCGCACCTGTGAAAGGGCAATCTCTTTACTATCTAGGCACCATATTAATTGTCACCATTATTTTGGCCGTTGGCTTTATGGCATTTATGCTATATCGCGAGTTTAATCGCGCAACCAGATTAGCAAGCCAACAGGTTAGTTTTGTCGGACAGGTTTCTCACGAACTTAAAACGCCACTGACGAATATCACGCTTTATGCTGAAATGCTTAACGAAATGGAAGCAGAGGAAAACGACCAGAGAGCCCATTATCTTGGAGTCATTATCAGTGAAAGCCAACGCCTATCTCGCCTGATTCAAAACGTGTTGACCTTCACCAAACTGCCACAAATTTGCATTCGCCAAGTCGATATTAATCAATTAATGAATCAAATTTATACTGCGTTCAAACCCGTATTTGAAGCCAAAGAAATCCATCTCAACCTCAATATTAATGGGCAATTATCAACGAAAACAGACGTTGATCTGGTAACCCAGATTATCAGTAACCTACTCAGTAATGCCGAAAAATATGCTGCAACAGGTAAGCAGGTTGACCTTAATGTCGAACAAGATAACGACAATATTTTTATACATATCCGAGACTACGGTAACGGCATAACGGCTAAAGAGTTAAAACAAATATTCCAGCCGTTTTATCGGGTTAGATCATCGATTACCGAAGGAGTGAGCGGAACAGGTATCGGACTCACCATTGCCCGCCAGTTAGCTGAAACGCTGAGCGGTGAGATTAACGCAATCAACAATGAGCCCGGAATGACGTTTACGCTAAGACTTCCAAAACGCTAA
- a CDS encoding IS256-like element ISSod4 family transposase, which produces MTQPFNFEQALKDLQSGKSLTGKDSILGPLIKQLTEAALQAELEQHLAHDPQPNRKNGKTPKTIKHPSGNFELDAPRDRNGTFEPQLIKKNQTTLTDEIERKVLSMFSIGMSYRDINQHVEDMYGLNVSNATVSAITDKLIPELKAWQQRPLDSHYPIVWLDAIHYKVKEDGRYVSKAVYTLLALNMKGKKEILGLHLSENEGANYWLSVLADLNNRGVKDILIACVDGLTGFPEAIASIFPHTETQLCVIHQIRNSMKYVASKNQKAFMADLKPVYRAVSKEAAEMALDELEAKWGDAYPLVINSWRRKWHNLSHYFKYPEHIRKVIYTTNAVEAVHRQFRKLTKTKGAFPNENSLLKLLYAGILNASDKWTMPIHNWSLCLSQLAIYFEGRLDSVLEI; this is translated from the coding sequence ATGACCCAACCTTTTAACTTCGAACAAGCCCTTAAAGATCTGCAATCAGGTAAAAGCCTCACAGGTAAAGACAGCATTCTTGGCCCACTGATCAAGCAACTCACTGAAGCGGCTCTCCAGGCTGAGCTTGAGCAGCATTTAGCGCATGATCCTCAGCCTAATCGTAAAAATGGCAAAACCCCTAAGACCATTAAGCATCCGTCCGGTAACTTTGAGTTAGACGCGCCTAGAGACCGCAATGGCACCTTTGAGCCTCAGTTGATTAAGAAAAATCAAACTACACTAACCGATGAAATCGAACGTAAAGTGTTATCGATGTTCAGTATAGGTATGAGCTATCGCGATATTAATCAACATGTTGAAGATATGTATGGGCTCAATGTGTCTAACGCAACAGTAAGCGCCATCACCGACAAACTCATCCCCGAACTTAAAGCGTGGCAACAGCGCCCATTAGATAGCCATTATCCTATCGTTTGGCTTGATGCGATACATTATAAAGTCAAAGAGGATGGGCGTTACGTCAGTAAAGCCGTTTACACATTGTTAGCGCTTAATATGAAAGGAAAAAAGGAAATTTTAGGGCTTCACTTATCCGAAAATGAAGGCGCTAATTACTGGCTATCCGTACTGGCCGATCTTAATAATCGTGGTGTAAAAGATATTCTTATCGCCTGTGTTGACGGCTTGACCGGTTTCCCTGAGGCCATAGCCAGTATCTTCCCTCATACGGAAACACAGCTATGCGTTATCCACCAGATCCGCAACTCAATGAAGTATGTCGCCTCAAAAAATCAGAAAGCGTTTATGGCTGATTTAAAGCCTGTGTATCGAGCCGTGAGTAAAGAAGCCGCAGAGATGGCCTTGGACGAACTGGAGGCCAAATGGGGTGATGCTTATCCGTTGGTAATCAACTCTTGGCGTCGCAAATGGCATAATTTGTCCCATTATTTTAAGTACCCAGAACATATCAGGAAAGTGATTTACACGACCAATGCGGTTGAGGCTGTGCATCGCCAATTTAGAAAGCTCACCAAAACCAAAGGTGCATTTCCTAATGAAAATAGCTTGTTGAAGCTACTTTACGCAGGCATATTAAACGCCTCAGATAAATGGACTATGCCAATCCACAATTGGAGCCTTTGTTTATCTCAGTTAGCGATTTATTTTGAAGGACGTTTAGATAGCGTGCTAGAAATTTAA
- a CDS encoding response regulator transcription factor — protein MKILIAEDDIHIRQGLADMLSREGYSVLLADNGKVALLKYQQEQPDFIILDIMMPELDGYSVCKEIRKHDEQTPVIFLSAKGEELDKVLGLELGADDYINKPFGIHEVRARIKTIARRCLKAKQNSPDQSFIFGDLTIYPMELCAKRQQQTIELSLREIKILSCLHRYKNQIVTRDMLLDWVWGVDHLPNSRTLDQHISKLRKMIESDPNTPLLIKTIHGYGYRYQE, from the coding sequence ATGAAAATTCTTATCGCCGAAGATGATATTCATATCCGCCAAGGGTTGGCCGATATGCTTTCCAGAGAGGGATATTCCGTTCTGCTTGCTGATAATGGCAAAGTTGCCCTGTTAAAATATCAACAAGAGCAGCCGGATTTTATTATTCTGGATATTATGATGCCTGAGTTAGATGGCTATTCAGTCTGCAAAGAAATCAGAAAGCACGATGAACAAACGCCGGTGATCTTTTTATCCGCTAAAGGTGAAGAGCTTGATAAAGTTCTGGGGCTTGAGCTTGGTGCGGATGACTATATTAATAAACCATTTGGTATTCACGAGGTTCGGGCGCGAATCAAAACAATTGCCCGACGCTGTCTGAAAGCCAAACAGAATTCACCAGATCAAAGCTTCATTTTCGGTGATCTGACAATTTACCCGATGGAACTCTGTGCTAAACGGCAACAACAAACGATTGAGCTATCACTGCGGGAGATAAAAATTCTGTCATGTCTACACAGGTATAAAAACCAAATCGTGACCAGAGACATGCTGTTGGATTGGGTGTGGGGCGTTGATCATTTACCTAACAGCAGGACATTAGATCAACATATTTCAAAGCTCAGAAAAATGATTGAATCAGATCCTAATACACCTTTATTAATCAAGACGATTCACGGCTATGGCTACCGGTATCAAGAATAA
- a CDS encoding vWA domain-containing protein → MNLKYLLSALAFLSCSTFTLNVSAMPTDNEAKIITKAELSAPIILENTQENNYLKISLTGFKQDETEKSPINLSLVIDRSGSMSGDRIEKAREAAIMAINMLKDDDIVSVIAYSDNAYLIIPATKVKNKNEMIKIINDTIKPGGSTALFAGVSKGITEVNKFIKKNQVNRIILLSDGQANIGPSTTKELADLGQVAGKQGIAVTTIGLGNGYNEDLMTALAGFSDGNHAYVENSADLETAFVREFNDVMSVVAQEVVVTIKLQDGVKPVRLLGRDGDILGNNVTVKMNQLYSNQEKYVLLEVVPPKGKESENKLLADVSISYDNLKTHHKDTFNDQVNISYSKSPQAVQAAVKEEIVVDSAIQKANIENTRAIKLLDEGKKDEANKIIQQNAADMDALAISVNTPAAKTKAILGMEANKKLATEVETKDVSSSRKSLKESTYSTEKQQIKK, encoded by the coding sequence ATGAACCTTAAATATCTGCTGTCTGCTCTTGCTTTTTTATCCTGCTCTACTTTTACCCTAAACGTTAGCGCCATGCCCACGGATAACGAGGCTAAAATTATTACCAAGGCCGAACTTTCTGCGCCAATAATTTTAGAAAACACTCAAGAAAATAACTACCTAAAAATATCGCTAACTGGTTTTAAGCAAGATGAAACAGAAAAAAGCCCGATTAACCTGTCACTGGTTATTGACCGCTCTGGTTCAATGTCTGGCGATCGTATAGAAAAAGCTCGTGAAGCGGCCATTATGGCCATTAACATGCTTAAAGATGATGATATCGTCTCGGTAATTGCTTATAGCGATAACGCATACCTGATTATTCCGGCAACTAAAGTCAAAAATAAAAATGAAATGATTAAAATTATTAATGACACAATCAAACCAGGAGGTTCTACCGCACTGTTTGCAGGTGTGAGTAAAGGCATTACAGAAGTTAATAAATTCATTAAAAAGAACCAGGTTAATCGTATTATTTTACTTTCTGATGGTCAGGCAAACATCGGACCAAGCACTACGAAAGAGTTAGCGGACTTAGGTCAGGTCGCGGGTAAACAAGGTATTGCAGTAACGACAATTGGCCTTGGTAATGGATATAACGAAGATTTAATGACCGCTCTGGCTGGCTTTAGCGATGGCAACCACGCTTACGTAGAAAACTCCGCTGATTTAGAAACCGCCTTTGTTCGCGAATTTAACGACGTGATGTCAGTCGTTGCACAAGAAGTAGTCGTTACGATCAAACTGCAAGACGGCGTAAAACCGGTTCGTTTGCTGGGCCGTGATGGCGATATTCTCGGTAATAATGTTACCGTTAAAATGAACCAACTCTACTCTAATCAAGAAAAATACGTCTTATTAGAAGTGGTTCCGCCTAAAGGAAAAGAGAGCGAAAACAAACTACTGGCTGATGTTTCAATCAGCTATGACAACTTAAAAACCCATCATAAAGATACTTTTAACGATCAGGTAAACATCAGCTACTCTAAGTCACCACAAGCAGTACAAGCTGCAGTTAAAGAAGAGATTGTCGTTGATTCGGCCATACAAAAAGCCAACATTGAGAATACACGGGCCATAAAATTATTGGATGAAGGTAAAAAGGATGAAGCCAATAAGATCATCCAACAAAACGCAGCGGATATGGATGCACTCGCTATCAGCGTCAATACCCCTGCAGCCAAAACTAAAGCGATATTGGGTATGGAAGCCAATAAAAAACTGGCAACAGAAGTTGAAACTAAAGACGTTTCTTCATCGCGAAAAAGTTTAAAAGAAAGTACCTATAGCACAGAAAAACAGCAGATTAAAAAGTAA